The Triticum aestivum cultivar Chinese Spring chromosome 3A, IWGSC CS RefSeq v2.1, whole genome shotgun sequence genome includes a region encoding these proteins:
- the LOC123057901 gene encoding myb-related protein Hv33 has translation MVEKPASQADVGGEVEAHKERKGLWSPEEDERLYTRITRHGVSTWSSVAQLAGLRRSGKSCRLRWMNYLRPDLKKEPISKREEETIISLQKSLGNRWSVIAGKMPGRTDNEIKNYWNSRIRKRQTLSTGGGKGDSGLAKQGDLPAADDKASVLAGPRGKEPVSSMASGATVPPVPARFPMFACQLLGGGGGAAAIAAAGTTESTTTHQNNGAGSESDAASVGNGSAAGDDGREGHYYYCAVDGDIDMVHLMSFDDLLEYPAGDLLMDAWDQNGLYSTN, from the exons atggtggagaagccggcgagccAAGCCGACGTCGGCGGCGAGGTTGAGGCGCATAAGGAGAGGAAGGGGctgtggtcgccggaggaggacgagcggctGTACACCCGGATCACCAGGCACGGCGTGTCCACCTGGAGCTCCGTGGCGCAGCTCGCTGGGCTGCGGCGGAGCGGCAAGAGCTGCCGGCTGCGGTGGATGAACTACCTCCGGCCGGACCTTAAGAAGGAGCCCATCTCCAAGCGTGAGGAGGAGACCATCATCTCCCTCCAGAAATCACTCGGCAACAG ATGGTCGGTGATCGCGGGGAAGATGCCGGGGAGGACGGACAACGAAATCAAGAACTACTGGAACTCCCGCATCAGGAAGCGCCAGACCCTCAGCACCGGCGGCGGGAAGGGCGACAGCGGCCTCGCAAAGCAGGGTGACCTTCCGGCCGCCGATGACAAGGCCTCCGTGCTAGCAGGGCCCCGAGGGAAGGAACCGGTTAGCAGCATGGCCTCCGGGGCGACGGTGCCTCCTGTTCCGGCACGGTTCCCAATGTTCGCGTGCcagcttcttggcggtggcggAGGGGCCGCCGCAATTGCAGCTGCAGGCACCACCGAGTCGACAACCACTCACCAGAACAACGGCGCCGGCTCAGAGAGCGATGCTGCTAGCGTGGGCAACGGCAGCGCTGCCGGCGACGATGGTCGGGAGGGCCATTACTACTACTGCGCCGTCGACGGCGACATTGACATGGTCCATCTCATGTCGTTCGACGACCTTCTCGAGTACCCGGCCGGCGATCTGCTCATGGATGCGTGGGATCAGAACGGACTCTACTCCACGAATTGA